Genomic window (Thermoanaerobaculia bacterium):
GGGTTGATCCCGGTGACCGGGTCGGCGCGGCCGATGCGGGTGTCGCCGTCCCGGTTCAGGTAGAACTCCGTCTTGCGGTCCGCGGAGACGAGGCGGTAGACGCGGTGCTCCTCCCGTGCGGCCGCCGGAAGGGACCCCGAGGGGGAGTCCATCGGCTCGGCGACCTTGTGTCCGAGGGCGTCCTCGAGGAGGTCGGTCGTTTCGCGGAGGCGTCGCGACAGCTTCCGCAGCATGCGCACCGCGATCTCCGTGTTGCTCTTGATCATCTGGTCGAACGTCGTCTGGTTGATCCGGACGACCTCGACGTCGGTCTTCGCCCGGGCCGACGCGGTGCGGGAGACGTCCTCGAGGACCGACATCTCCCCGAAGAAGTCCCCCTTCTCGAGTGTGGCGAGCACCTTCTGGCGGCCGCGGATCTTCTTGAAGATCTCGACGACCCCGGTTTGCACGATGTACATCTCGGTGCCCAGGTCCCCTTCGGAGAAGATGATGTCGCCCATCAGATAGGTGACGAGGAACTGGTCGGAGGGGCTCTTCCCCGCCCCCGACTTGAAGACCGCCTTCATGCGACCGCCGGCTCCTCGAACGAGACGATGCCGCGGGACGTGTCGATCGCCACGCGCGCGCCGAGCGGGAGCGTCCGGTTGCGCCGGCCGTGGCCCGACGGCCAGTCGCGCACGACCGGGTACGGAGCGCCGCCGAAGTGCTCGTCGAGCAGAGCGGACACGGCATCCGCGTCCGGCCGGCCCTGGTTCCTGATGTTTTCCAACTTTCCGATTATAACCCCGGCCGCCGACGCGAACCGTCCGGCGCGCTTCCACTGGGTGAGCATGCGATCGAGCCGGTAGATCTCCTCGCCCACGTCTTCCCAGAAGACGACCCGGCCCGCGGTGTCGAGCGCTTCCGGCGTCCCCTCCAGGGCGACGAGGAGCGAGAGGCAGCCGCCCACGAGCGGCGCGTCGGCGCGCCCGGACGCGACGACCTGGTCGGAGAGAATCGGGAAGCGGATCGGCGATTCGCCGCGCAGCACCGGTTCCCACGACGCATCGGTCTCCGGGTCCCGCGCCGGCCCCGCGAAGTCGACCGCGACCATCGGCCCGTGGAACGCGGCGAGACGGGCGCGTGCGTGGAGCCACGCGAAGAGGGTCGTCAGATCCGAGCCGCCCATGTGGATCTTCGGATGACGCGCCGCTTCCTTCGGGTCGAGGAGGTCGAGGACGCGGGCGGCGCCCCATCCGCCGCGGGCGAAGAAGATCGCGTCGACCGCCGGGTCCGTCAGGAGCGCCCGATACCCCGCCGCACGCTCGGCATCGGTCCCCGCCCGTGAGCCGTCGCGAAGCCGGACGTTGGCAGCCTCGACGACGCGGTAACCGCGCGAGACGAGATGGGCGATGCCGGCGTCGAGCCTGTCGGGATCGGCGCTGCCGGAGAGTGCGGCGACACCGATGGTCGATCCGGGCTTGAGCGCCGGAGGCTTCGAAAAGTGGGCGGACGGCCCGGTAAGCCGAATTCTGTCGGGTGCGATCATTCCTCTAGCTCCGGGATCTCTCCCGGAATCGAGCGGCCAACCCGGAAACGGTCCCGGCGAGCGGGATGAGGTGGGCGCTCTTCCGTTTCCCTATTTGGCCTTGCTCCGCGCGGGGTTTACCGTGCCCCCGGCGTTGCCGCCGGGGCGGTGCGCTCTTACCGCACCGTTTCATCCTTGCCGTTGCGCCGGCGCCGCGAAGCGCCGGAAAAAAGGCGGTTTGTTTTCTGTGGCACTTTCCTTCGCCCCGTCGCCGGGACGACCGGGTGTTGCCCGGCGCGCTGCCCTCGTGGAGTTCGGACTTTCCTCCCCGATCCAAAGATCGCGGCGATCGCATGGACCGCCCGCCCGAAGGCATTGTATCAGACGGCGCTCGGGTCACGGGAGGCGGTTCCGGTCGTCCGAGAAGAACGACTCCCAGTCGCCGACATCCACGGCGGCCGCGGCGGCCGCGGGCCCCGGCTCCGACATCCGCCCCCAGAAGTCGGCCGTCGAAAGCGCCCGCGCGCCGCGGGCCCGCGCCCGCTCGGCCAGGCCCCGGTCGTCCGTCACGACGTGGCAGTCGCGGCGCGTTTTCGACCGCTCGACGGCTTCGACGATCGCATCGTCAGCGCTGCGATTTCCCGAGAACCGGACGGTCAGCCCGCCGAGCCAACCCTCGCGCTTGCCCGCCGCCGGCTCGCCGTCGAAGAAGAGGACCACCTTCGACCCGCCGCTGCGCACGCGGGCCGCGATCGTTCTCTGGACCCAACGCCGCTCCTCCTCCGTGGCGGCGGCTTTTCCGAGCACGCTTCCGATCAGGTTGTTGCCGTCGACGAGGAAGGGCAAGGCTAGGCTTCTTTCGACGCGCGGAGAGCCTCGCGGGGGTGCGCCGCGAGGAAGAAGAGGATCGCTGCCGCCCGCCGGATCCGGCCGAAGAGGAGGACGATCAGGATGAGGACGGCTCCGACGACGGCGATCGAGAGGCCCGGGGAGAAGATCGCGACCGCCGCCACCGAGACGGCGACCACGTCCTCGGCGATCGACAGGGCCATCCGCGTCACGCCCGAGACGGCGGCAGTCGACGACAGCCGCGTCGCCGCTTTTCCCATGTGTGCCGCGAGCGTGACGAAGCCGCCGGCGGCGGCGGCGGCCAGACGCGCGAGCGGAGGATGCGCCGGAAGGCAGGCGGCGGCGAGCGCCGCGCCCGCCGCGGGGCGCAGGAACGTGTGCGCGAAGTCCCAGAAATGGTCGAGGAACGGGATCTTGTCGGCGAGGAATTCCGCGGCAAAGAGCGCCGCCGCCATCGTGAGGATCGGCCCGGAGGCGAAGAAGGCGGCGATCGGACCGCCGAGGAGGTCGGGAAACACGCGGGCGCACAACCCGAACACGAGGGCCGTCGCCCAGGCGTTGAATCCGGCGGCGACGGCGAGACCGAGGGCGGTCGCGATTCCGGCCTCGATCATCGTCGCCTTCGCGACGCTCGCGAAGCTCGGATCGCGAAGGCTCCCGCATCGCAGACCTCCTCCCCTCGGTTACTTCGGGGAGACTTTCCGCGATGCGGCCTCTCGCGGCTCGGGTCAGCGCCCTCGACCGCTTCGGCGCCCCACGAGAGACATCCGACCCGAGCGAACACCCTTCGCGACGCTCGCGAAGCTCGGGCGAAAAACCTGCTTCGCAGGGCGCTTCGCGCGCCTCCGCTTCGCTCCGGCAGTTTTTCGAGTATTTGACCTGGGGAAAAGAATTTTCCCCAGACCCCTTTTCTCCCGACACCGGGTCCCGGCACGCCGGGTGCCACCGGCCGTTCGTCAACCAGAACGAAATCGCTTCCGCGATGGAGCTCGGATCGGGAATGCTCCCGCGGATCGAAGATCACTCCGCGGACCCCTTCCGGAAGAGCCGGCCGAGGAGGGACCGGGAGCCCTTGTCCTCTTCCTCCTCTTCACCCGAATCGGAAGCCCCGGGAGAGGGCGCCGCGATCCCCATCGCCTGCTCGCACCGCCGCAGCAGCTCGGCGTGCTTCGGCTCGTCCGGGAACCGCTCGTAGAGCCGCGCCGCGTGTTCCCGCGCCTCGGCGGGACGCCGCCGCGAGAGGAGGAATTCCGCGAATTCGCGCAGAGCCTCGGGACGGTTCGGCGAGAGTAACAGGGCCTTGCGGAACTGGTCGATCGTCCGTTCGCCCCATCGGGGGTTCTTCGACAGCGCGCTCGCCAGCCGGTAGTGATACTCGGGGTTGTCGGGGGCGAGCTTCACGCATTGCTCGAGGAGCACGATCGCCCCGAAGAAGTCGCGAGACTCGATCAGCTGCCGCGCGCGCAGGTAGCTCCCGCGGGCGACCACGTACCGGGCTTCGGCGTCGGGGGCGGTCGACTCGACCGGAATCTCGCGCGCGCCGGCCTCGCGCGCCGCCGGGACCGCCTGCTCCGGCGCCGCGGCCGGGGCGTTCTCGGCGATCTCGATGAGGCCGCAGGCGAGCAGCGCGTGCAGGATCTTCGC
Coding sequences:
- a CDS encoding cyclic nucleotide-binding domain-containing protein translates to MKAVFKSGAGKSPSDQFLVTYLMGDIIFSEGDLGTEMYIVQTGVVEIFKKIRGRQKVLATLEKGDFFGEMSVLEDVSRTASARAKTDVEVVRINQTTFDQMIKSNTEIAVRMLRKLSRRLRETTDLLEDALGHKVAEPMDSPSGSLPAAAREEHRVYRLVSADRKTEFYLNRDGDTRIGRADPVTGINPDVDLTTLDTQRSTSRSHARIYKADDTFYLMEEIGVMNGTYVNDRRLPTGTPAAIKDGDVLKFGLIPLVFRITKE
- a CDS encoding LD-carboxypeptidase, which encodes MGVAALSGSADPDRLDAGIAHLVSRGYRVVEAANVRLRDGSRAGTDAERAAGYRALLTDPAVDAIFFARGGWGAARVLDLLDPKEAARHPKIHMGGSDLTTLFAWLHARARLAAFHGPMVAVDFAGPARDPETDASWEPVLRGESPIRFPILSDQVVASGRADAPLVGGCLSLLVALEGTPEALDTAGRVVFWEDVGEEIYRLDRMLTQWKRAGRFASAAGVIIGKLENIRNQGRPDADAVSALLDEHFGGAPYPVVRDWPSGHGRRNRTLPLGARVAIDTSRGIVSFEEPAVA
- a CDS encoding NYN domain-containing protein, whose translation is MPFLVDGNNLIGSVLGKAAATEEERRWVQRTIAARVRSGGSKVVLFFDGEPAAGKREGWLGGLTVRFSGNRSADDAIVEAVERSKTRRDCHVVTDDRGLAERARARGARALSTADFWGRMSEPGPAAAAAAVDVGDWESFFSDDRNRLP
- a CDS encoding DUF4126 domain-containing protein, which codes for MIEAGIATALGLAVAAGFNAWATALVFGLCARVFPDLLGGPIAAFFASGPILTMAAALFAAEFLADKIPFLDHFWDFAHTFLRPAAGAALAAACLPAHPPLARLAAAAAGGFVTLAAHMGKAATRLSSTAAVSGVTRMALSIAEDVVAVSVAAVAIFSPGLSIAVVGAVLILIVLLFGRIRRAAAILFFLAAHPREALRASKEA